A part of Trachemys scripta elegans isolate TJP31775 chromosome 23, CAS_Tse_1.0, whole genome shotgun sequence genomic DNA contains:
- the LOC117869443 gene encoding signal transducer and activator of transcription 5B-like, whose product MAVWIQAQQLQGEALRQMQALYGQHFPIEVRHYLSQWIESQAWDSIDLDNPQENLKATQLLEGLIQELQKKADHQVGEDGFLLKIKLGHYATQLQVGARSRNGAAVPCQGPATPTGRSPVG is encoded by the exons ATGGCCGTGTGGATCCAggcccagcagctgcagggagaggcccTGCGCCAGATGCAGGCACTGTACGGCCAGCACTTCCCCATCGAGGTGCGGCATTACCTGTCGCAGTGGATCGAGAGCCAGGCATG GGACTCCATCGACCTCGATAACCCCCAGGAGAACCTCAAAGCCACCCAGCTGCTGGAGGGGCTGATCCAGGAGCTGCAGAAGAAGGCGGATCACCAAGTGGGCGAGGACGGGTTCCTGCTGAAGATCAAGCTGGGGCACTATGCCACGCAGCTGCAGGTCGGTGCCCGGAGCCGCAATGGGGCAGCCGTGCCCTGCCAGGGGCCGGCCACTCCCACTGGGCGCTCCCCCGTGGGCTGA